A window of Ammospiza caudacuta isolate bAmmCau1 chromosome 13, bAmmCau1.pri, whole genome shotgun sequence genomic DNA:
TGGGGCCTATACCAGCCTTTCCCTGACTTTCCTGGCATCTGTGTTAAGCCAACCAGCTTGCTTAACCCACTCAGTTGTTCTTGCTGGCATATTAGCTTTTTCCACCCCCTGGAATCTCTCCAGCATTCCCACTGTGTTAAAAAGCCACCTCAGTGACTCAGACTTGCTGTGCCAGGTCCTTTAAAACTCTTGGATGGACTCGCACAGTCCTCAGGGTTTACAGATCAACGAGTTTTAGCACTTGGTATGGAACCATCGTGTTCAGAGGTGGTGCTCttgcccctctgtgctgctttttgctttctcctctgttttttGAACATCCTCTCTGCAAACAGGCAGGGGTTGCTGCCAGGGATTTATGCCCTGTGTGACCCTGGGATCGTAGGGCCATGAGGTAGATCTCAGTGTGTGTGGGAGGGGTTTCTTTTTCAGCTCCTCATCATGTAAAGAGCTTTGCTGCGTTCTTCATTAACAGGCAGCAACGGGCCCCAGAAATTCTGCATCGATAAAGTTGGCAAAGAGACGTGGCTGCCACGGAGTCACACGTGGTAAGTGACTGCCCCTGGGCCTGGCAGgagtgtggggacaggggggactCTGCGGGGCTGCTCGGGGCTCCATCCCATGGGGCGGgactgctgctcctggcctgcCCAGCCTCGGCTCTCTCCCCAGCTTCAACCGCCTGGATCTCCCTCCCTACAAGAGCTATGAACAGCTGAAGGAGAAGCTGCTTTACGCCATCGAGGAGACGGAAGGCTTTGGACAGGAgtgatggagctgtggggcGTTCCCGGAGCGCTGCCGACCGGTgcccagggcccagccctgcccggggtgTGCTCCCTATGGACACTGTGGCTTCTGCTCCTGGGCGAGCTCTGCACTGACACGGCCCCGGGGGAATGGGGCTGTTTCCCTCCCTAAGGAAATCCGAGCTGTGATGGAGAGGAGGACACGAGGGCTTGGCTTGCACGGGCTGGcgcagaggggctggggggcagcacagggggcacCGGGGCTCCCCAGCCCTCTCCACAGTCACAGTTACGTGTTTGGTGGATGCTCTTCTTCCCCCTcgtgttttctgccttttcatgGCATTTTGGTAGTGGCAGGTGAGGGGGAAATGACACTCAGATTGACCTCTGGGCCCCATCCTGCAGCCAGCATTCAGCAACAGTGACAGGGACCCCCAAGACGATGCTTCTGAGGGGCTCTTGTGCTCCATCTGAGCACCAGGACAGCCCCTTGCTAGGCCAGATCCGCAGCCACTGGAGccagagcctggctgagcgtgTCCCTGGCGTGTCCCCGCGTGCAGCCCGTGGCCCCTGGGCAGTTGTATTTAAATGATGTGGTttctgctcagagctggtgcTCCACAGCGGCCTCGGGGGCTccgggcactgctggggccctgccGGCCTTTGCTCAGATCCTGGGCTCTGCCCACgctcctgtgtcccctctgcagcGAGGGCAGGATCACCTGGCTGTCACTTGTGTCCCTCCCCGTGTGTGCGGGCGACAGACCCGGCGTGTCCGTGTCCATGTGTCCGGGGGCTGTGGGGACGGGACCTGCAACCGCCCCGGGCTGGGAACGGCCGCGCCCGCACGGCCCCGCGCGGCTTCGTGTGCAATAAATGACAAAGCAGCTGCCGAGgtgtgcctgtgtgctgggTCCCTCTGTATATCCCAGGTCAGCACATCCTGGGTCAGTGTGTGTCTCCCAGGGtggggtctgtgcagggctggggccccAGGGCCATAATGGCATCCAGAGCTCAGCACTGGGATCACAAATCCCATGGATTttgtccctgcctgctctgtgtcaGGCACCCAGTGCCTCCCCAGGCTCacaggctcctgcagcccctaGAGCTGGCCAGGGGTGACAGGGCCACCAgcgctgtccccagggaggcacagaggtgtgacagcagtgacaacatcccagctgtgccacaccccgaggggctggggcacagagccagTTAAACACTGGGATGGCTGTGGTGCACAAAATTGGCCGATGGCAAAGGATTAGCCCTGGAACATGGGAATATGCTCAGTGAGAGCAGAGTGTGCGTGACCTGAGGCCTCAACACCCCCAAAGACACACTGGGGGAAGGAGAAGTGCTATCTAACAGCATAATCACATCAAAAGTCTCCACATGGCTCCCCCCAACCCTGCCCgggtgaggaggagcagagtgCTGAGCACATCATACAAGACCCCAGCACCAGGGATTTAGTTTACaagatttttaatttacaaataaaaaagctacaccttttatttcttctcctttttctcctctttcttgcCATCACtcttctccttgtccttctccttctcatctttcctctcctttttactttcttctttttcctgtccttccttcttctccGCATCCCTGTTGGCAATCTTGTTGTTGATGAGGTTGTGCAGGGCCACAACAGAGCGGATGAGCGAGGCCAGGTACACCACCACCATCTGGTCGTTGGTCTTCAGGTAAAAGGCCTTGACAAACTCCTGCAGGTTCACGTCTGGGAGCAGGTTGAAGACGTCCTGGAGGTGGTAGATGATCTGGTGGTTGATGGGGAGTTTGCCCAGGGCTACTTTCTCTAGGTAGCTCCTGATGTCCAGAAGTTTGGAGTTCAGTCCCTTCAAGCCATGGACCTGGTTTGTGATCCGCTGGGACAGCGTGCCCACCGTGGTATCCTTGATGTCCCTGAAACCCAGAGAGAATGGGGATTAGAACCTCAGCCCTTGTGCCTTTCCCGCCGTGCGAGCAGGGCTGATGGCCCCCGGGCTCCCAGGATTTGTGCCATGTGTTTGATGTGCTCCTCGGGCAGTGGGAACGCCGCTGGGAGCGTGGCAGGGCCCGGGACAGCTGTCCCCTCACCTCAGCAGGTGCTCCACTCCCACCTCCTCGGCCTCCTCAGCACCAATCTCGCTCGTCACATGCTCAAAGGTCTTGGAGGTCGGGGTGCCATCCTAAAGGGACACACAAACGGGGGATTTTAGCCAGGGGATGAGGGGTTGCACCAAGGAAACCAGAAAAGCAGCCCTACACAAGGATCTGAGAGGAACAGCTTGAGCTGGGATCTCCTTGATTTAATCAGTGTCATTGACTGCCCCAGCAATCTCTCTTGCTCTGGCTGACTTCCcatttctgcattttgctgATCTGTGCCCAGGGGAAGAGCAATGGAAAATCTAAATATCACAGTTATTTCTCTCTTCCCTGATCCAACCTCGTTGTACTttgggagagcagctcctgctctgcagtgaagGCCTCAAAAACGCAAAAAGCTGCAATATTTTATACGCATCCAGAATAATTTAAATGCCACAATTACAGTGAGTCACTGCTGGGTGTTGTTTGTCTGTgtgagctgctcagggcaggccCACAGTGACTGGGCACACCTAGGagcacagccagtgccaccCACGAGGGCAGCCTGCTTGGGCAGCCTCCAAGAGCTCCCAGCTGTGACATTCACAGAGTGAACACTCACATCATGGACCTCCTCCACGGAGATGTAGGCTTCTGTGGGCAGCCCCAGGTCCTTTGGCTTCACATCAATGATCACCAGCACCTtggggagaaagaaaacatgCAGAGAACTGGATTTCAGTCGAggagtaggaaaaaaatacccaagCCAGCTCTTCCCTCCTCAGCACCAGCACAAGGCTGCTCAGAGGCATAACCTCAGGCACTGAGACAATGATTCAAAAAACTCCTGATCCCAGTTCCTCAATCACTTCACAGCTGTGTCACCAGCAAAAAAGGTGG
This region includes:
- the PSMD7 gene encoding 26S proteasome non-ATPase regulatory subunit 7; the protein is MYGMFKKVNARERIVGWYHTGPKLHKNDIAINELMKRYCPNSVLVIIDVKPKDLGLPTEAYISVEEVHDDGTPTSKTFEHVTSEIGAEEAEEVGVEHLLRDIKDTTVGTLSQRITNQVHGLKGLNSKLLDIRSYLEKVALGKLPINHQIIYHLQDVFNLLPDVNLQEFVKAFYLKTNDQMVVVYLASLIRSVVALHNLINNKIANRDAEKKEGQEKEESKKERKDEKEKDKEKSDGKKEEKKEKK